From Spiroplasma endosymbiont of Amphimallon solstitiale:
TTTATTGAAGTCATTTATCTCATGATCAATGAGATTTATTGATACAAATAGCTACTTTAGGTCAATCTGCTTACATTATTTCTCAATTTATTAATACTACAAATAAAACTTTTAATTATGTAGAAAAGTATGGATGACCAAAAATTATTCATCAATTTACACTTAAAATATTATTTTTAATTAAAAATTTGTTAAAAGTAACATTATTTATTGTAAAAATTCTCTAAAAATAACACTTTATCATGTATCATTACTTTTCTACAAAATTAAAGAATAAAACTGCCTGATTTAATCGTCAAAAATTTATGAAATCAACACAATTAGTAAAAACACAAAATCAATTTGTAAAATTAAAAGCTAGAATTGAAGTTGACGAAACTTTTATCAAAGAAATTCATAAAGGAAACTTTAAAGATCCAAATGATCCAAGAAAACAATGAATTGAAGAAAATGCTAAAGATTTAAATTGTTGTATTCAAATGGCAATTGATGAAAACCGAAATATCTATGCTCAAACAACAAATACTAAAAGATTAAATAAAAATGAGTACAAGAAAACTTAACATCGAAACTTATCGAAGAAAATTCAATTATAGTTTGTGATATGCAAGTATTATATGATACAGTAGCTAAACAAACTAAATCCACTATCCAGCAGTTTAAATCAAAAGAAAATAAAGAATTAAATTATAAAAAATTAAGTAATGTCAGTAAAATACAATCAAGTTTAAAAGAATTTATTTTTAATTATGTAGAAAAGTATGGATGACCAAAAATTATTCATCAATTTACACTTAAAATATTATTTTTAATTAAAAATTTGTTAAAAGTAACATTATTTAGTGTAAAAATTCTCTAAAAATAACACTTTATCATGTATCATTACTTTTCTACAAAATTAAAGGAATTTATTACTCATTACCATGGCATTGGATTTACCAATATTCAAAATTACCTCAATTTATGGAAATGAAAATATCAACACTACACGGATTAACCCCTTATCAAAAATCCAATGTGTTATATTTCAGTTTGTAAAAAAAATAAATCCCAAAATTTAATAAAATCAAATTTTAAGTCAAGTTGATGACTTTTTTTTATTTTACCACTACTTTTCTACAAAATTAAAAGAAATGAGAAAAATGAGATTGAAGAATAAAAAATACAAGAGATAAAAAGAAATATAAAATTGTCGATTATCAATATCGAACAAGAAAAACAATGTATGGATTAGTAACTTATAAAAGAAGAATTTATGAATATTTTGATGAAAAATTACAAAAATTAGTTCGTGTTTGTTTAGTTGATGAAATGCTAGAATTACCTAAATATAAAAGAATTGGTGAAGATGTTGAACAAACTATTATTGAATATTTTGCTGATGGAAAAAGATATCATGATATTTGTGCTATTTGTAAAAAAGCAGGTATTAGTGTTAGTACTGTTCATAGAGTTTTTAAGAATTTAGAAGTAATTGAAGCAAATCCAGTAAAAGTAAAATTAGAAAAAAATCAATCTATTTTTGTAGCAATTGATGATGGACATAGAAAGTTTCTTTAATTTTGTAGAAAAGTAATTATACATGATAAAGTGTTATTTTTAGAGAATTTTTACACTAAATAATGTTACTTTTAACAAATTTTTAATTAAAAATAATATTTTAAGTGTAAATTGATGAATAATTTTTGGTCATCGATACTTTTCTACATAATTAAAAGAAAGTTTTGAGATTTTAAACGTAAAGGTATAAAACACTCTATGAGATTAATAACAACATATACAGATAATATTAATCACAAAGTACAAAATAAAAGAGTAAAAGCAATTATAAGACCAACAAGAACAGTAATTGGCATTAAAAAGACTGCTGAATTTATTAAAGAACATTGTCAAAAATTTTATGAAAATATTGAACAAGCAAAAATAATTATTTGTGGAGATAGTGCAGGGTGAATTAAAGATGTAGCA
This genomic window contains:
- a CDS encoding transposase-like zinc-binding domain-containing protein, producing the protein MIRPQIEKKEKFEAVEQKFKEKGIQCPDCSSFLCTKYGSKDYKQRYKCKSCNITFHAFKNHYFYWSHLSHDQWDLLIQIATLGQSAYIISQFINTTNKTFNYVEKYGWPKIIHQFTLKILFLIKNLLKVTLFIVKIL
- a CDS encoding UPF0236 family transposase-like protein — its product is MKNTRDKKKYKIVDYQYRTRKTMYGLVTYKRRIYEYFDEKLQKLVRVCLVDEMLELPKYKRIGEDVEQTIIEYFADGKRYHDICAICKKAGISVSTVHRVFKNLEVIEANPVKVKLEKNQSIFVAIDDGHRKFL